A stretch of the Thermus thermophilus genome encodes the following:
- the mraZ gene encoding division/cell wall cluster transcriptional repressor MraZ, whose protein sequence is MPFGEYQYSLDDKGRVVIPAPFRDFVEDGLVLTRGMEGCLYVFPLDRWKKIEEQLVNLPLTDAEARAFVRFFYSGAHKTRMDSASRVLIPPPLRLFAGLKEGGEVVIAGAPGRLEIWSQERWWKAIEEVLAKPPAPEALKGLVG, encoded by the coding sequence CCTGGACGACAAAGGGCGGGTGGTCATCCCCGCGCCCTTCCGCGACTTCGTGGAGGACGGGCTGGTGCTCACCCGGGGGATGGAGGGGTGCCTCTACGTCTTCCCCCTGGACCGGTGGAAGAAGATTGAGGAGCAGCTGGTCAACCTGCCGCTGACCGACGCCGAGGCCCGGGCCTTCGTGCGCTTCTTTTACTCGGGGGCGCACAAGACCCGGATGGACAGCGCCTCCCGGGTCCTCATCCCCCCGCCCCTCCGCCTCTTCGCCGGGCTCAAGGAGGGGGGGGAGGTGGTCATCGCCGGGGCCCCGGGGAGGCTGGAGATCTGGAGCCAGGAGCGCTGGTGGAAGGCCATTGAGGAGGTGCTGGCCAAACCGCCGGCCCCGGAGGCCTTGAAGGGACTGGTGGGATGA
- a CDS encoding peptidoglycan D,D-transpeptidase FtsI family protein — MTAGRERVHLVVLGFLAYVALLALGVYTLALHPPRIQPAPPPPPPPRGGLYAADGTPLALTLEGKRLHPLGRSASQLLGFGERASGRGLEGLERDLNASLSAGRSYTLTLEPFVQALAERALWRGLGETRADYGSAVVMDAEGRLLAVANGPPFDPDAPRKSPEEDISWRNHAFLVPLEPGSTAKTLTAAMLLEEGAATLATRVEAPMRRELEGWTIRDIVPHPPVLTLEEVLRYSSNVGISLLAERLPKETFFAYMEALGLTRTDLLPGVRVAPPLFQPPEKWSRVAYANHTFGQGFLITPLHLAAAYGALVDGVYRTPVLLKGTEGRSWRVFSPTTAQALREALARVAVPTAHLPGYRLGGKTGTAQVVVNGRYSQEVFTAWFAGFVPADRPRFTVVVAVHHPKTRIHGSQVAAPIFREIAAGLLAWAGLPPYAEGR; from the coding sequence GTGACCGCAGGCCGGGAGCGGGTCCACCTCGTGGTCCTCGGCTTCCTCGCCTACGTGGCCCTCCTCGCCCTCGGGGTCTACACCCTGGCCCTCCACCCCCCGAGGATCCAGCCCGCGCCCCCCCCGCCCCCGCCGCCTCGAGGGGGGCTTTACGCTGCCGACGGCACCCCCCTCGCCCTCACCCTGGAGGGGAAGCGGCTCCACCCCTTGGGGCGGAGCGCAAGCCAGCTCCTGGGCTTCGGGGAGCGGGCCTCGGGCCGGGGCCTGGAGGGGCTGGAGCGGGACCTCAACGCCTCCCTGAGCGCGGGGCGGTCTTACACCCTGACCCTGGAACCCTTCGTCCAAGCCCTGGCGGAAAGGGCCCTTTGGCGCGGGCTAGGGGAAACCCGCGCGGACTACGGGAGCGCCGTGGTCATGGACGCAGAGGGGCGCCTCCTCGCCGTGGCCAACGGCCCCCCCTTTGACCCCGATGCCCCGAGGAAAAGCCCCGAGGAGGACATCTCCTGGCGCAACCACGCCTTCCTCGTCCCCTTGGAACCGGGGTCCACGGCCAAGACCCTGACCGCCGCCATGCTCCTGGAGGAGGGCGCCGCCACCCTGGCCACCCGGGTGGAGGCCCCCATGCGGAGGGAGCTTGAGGGCTGGACCATACGGGACATCGTCCCCCACCCCCCCGTCCTGACCCTGGAAGAGGTGCTCCGCTACTCCTCTAACGTGGGCATCAGCCTCCTCGCCGAACGCCTTCCCAAGGAAACCTTCTTCGCCTACATGGAAGCCCTGGGCCTCACCCGCACCGACCTCCTGCCGGGCGTCCGGGTGGCACCCCCCCTCTTCCAACCCCCAGAGAAGTGGAGCCGGGTGGCCTACGCCAACCACACCTTCGGCCAAGGCTTCCTCATCACCCCCCTGCACCTGGCCGCCGCCTACGGGGCCCTGGTGGACGGGGTCTACCGGACCCCCGTCCTCCTCAAGGGAACGGAGGGCCGTTCCTGGCGCGTCTTCTCCCCGACCACGGCCCAGGCCCTGCGGGAGGCCCTGGCCCGGGTGGCCGTGCCCACAGCCCACCTTCCGGGCTACCGCCTCGGGGGCAAGACGGGCACCGCCCAGGTGGTGGTGAACGGGCGCTACTCCCAGGAGGTGTTCACCGCCTGGTTCGCCGGGTTCGTCCCCGCCGACCGCCCCCGGTTCACCGTGGTGGTCGCCGTCCACCACCCCAAAACCCGGATCCACGGGAGCCAGGTGGCCGCCCCCATCTTCCGGGAGATCGCCGCCGGGCTCTTGGCCTGGGCGGGCCTGCCCCCCTATGCTGAAGGGCGGTGA
- the rsmH gene encoding 16S rRNA (cytosine(1402)-N(4))-methyltransferase RsmH, with translation MRPMTHVPVLYQEALDLLAVRPGGVYVDATLGGAGHARGILERGGRVIGLDQDPEAVARAKGLHLPGLTVVQGNFRHLKGHLAALGVERVDGILADLGVSSFHLDDPSRGFSYQKEGPLDMRMGLEGPTAKEVVNRLPLEALARLLRELGEEPQAYRIARAIVAAREKAPIETTTQLAEIVRKAVGFRRAGHPARKTFQALRIYVNDELNALKEFLEQAAEVLAPGGRLVVIAFHSLEDRVVKRFLRESGLKVLTKKPLVPSEKEAAQNPRARSAKLRAAEKEAP, from the coding sequence ATGAGGCCCATGACCCACGTTCCCGTCCTCTACCAAGAAGCCCTAGACCTCCTCGCCGTCCGGCCCGGGGGGGTGTACGTGGACGCCACCCTGGGCGGGGCGGGGCACGCCCGGGGCATTCTGGAGCGGGGAGGCCGGGTCATCGGGTTGGACCAAGACCCCGAGGCCGTGGCCCGGGCTAAAGGCCTCCACCTCCCCGGCCTCACGGTGGTGCAGGGCAACTTCCGCCACCTGAAGGGCCACCTCGCCGCCCTCGGCGTGGAGCGGGTGGACGGGATCCTGGCGGACCTCGGGGTCTCCAGCTTCCACCTGGACGACCCAAGCCGGGGCTTCAGCTACCAGAAGGAAGGGCCCTTGGACATGCGCATGGGCCTCGAGGGCCCCACGGCCAAGGAGGTGGTGAACCGGCTTCCCCTCGAGGCCCTCGCCCGCCTGTTGCGGGAGCTCGGGGAGGAACCCCAGGCCTACCGGATCGCCCGGGCCATTGTGGCCGCCCGGGAGAAGGCCCCCATAGAGACCACCACCCAGCTTGCGGAGATCGTCCGCAAGGCCGTGGGCTTCCGCAGGGCGGGCCACCCGGCCCGCAAGACCTTCCAGGCCCTCAGGATCTACGTCAACGACGAACTCAACGCCCTTAAGGAGTTCCTGGAACAGGCCGCGGAGGTCCTGGCCCCAGGAGGGCGGCTCGTGGTCATCGCCTTCCACTCCCTGGAGGACCGCGTGGTGAAGCGCTTCCTACGGGAAAGCGGCCTAAAGGTCCTCACCAAAAAGCCCCTCGTCCCCTCGGAAAAGGAGGCGGCCCAAAACCCCAGGGCCCGGAGCGCCAAGCTCCGGGCGGCGGAAAAGGAGGCCCCGTGA